One genomic window of Xanthobacter dioxanivorans includes the following:
- a CDS encoding RidA family protein, translating to MTETLVGNVGRRMAELGYTLPPVNPPQGNYLPYQRSGNLVFVAGQGPRLMGQLVYQGVLGGDLGLDEGRKAAQLCALNILAQLRHACGGDLDRVVRMIRVAGLVRCVADFGDQAKVLNAASDLLCEVLGAAGPHARIASGTHSLPSGMAVEIEAIAEIA from the coding sequence ATGACGGAGACGCTCGTGGGAAACGTGGGCCGAAGGATGGCGGAACTCGGCTACACATTGCCCCCCGTGAATCCACCCCAGGGCAACTATCTGCCCTATCAACGCAGCGGCAATCTGGTCTTCGTGGCGGGACAAGGTCCACGCCTCATGGGGCAGTTGGTCTATCAGGGGGTCCTCGGCGGAGATCTCGGGCTCGATGAAGGACGCAAGGCAGCACAGCTTTGTGCTCTCAACATTCTCGCACAGCTTCGGCATGCCTGCGGCGGAGACCTTGATCGTGTCGTCCGCATGATCCGGGTCGCGGGACTGGTCCGCTGCGTGGCGGATTTTGGCGATCAGGCCAAGGTGCTGAACGCGGCATCGGACCTCCTTTGCGAGGTGCTGGGGGCCGCTGGCCCCCATGCGCGGATCGCTTCCGGCACCCACTCCCTGCCCTCGGGGATGGCGGTGGAGATCGAGGCAATCGCTGAGATCGCGTGA
- a CDS encoding AraC family transcriptional regulator ligand-binding domain-containing protein, with protein MARCPHLGLLVGARNDHRALGPIGEMMASAPTLGDAFRDYVGLQISYSRGAMVYLQNIGDDTLLGYGLYAFPGAGRQINDLVLAIGCNMVRSLTGGRADPLSTPASVGQPINIAPYRSALKTTTLFDQEHTAVEVSARDMALPLPGPIRRDGCNFAPASRRRCGATSRTTGIVGAFQFSMMPPASLFTARRK; from the coding sequence CTGGCGCGCTGCCCGCATCTCGGGCTCCTCGTCGGCGCGCGCAACGATCACCGCGCTCTCGGCCCGATCGGCGAGATGATGGCCAGTGCGCCGACGCTTGGCGACGCGTTTCGCGACTATGTCGGTCTTCAGATCAGCTATTCGCGCGGTGCAATGGTCTATCTGCAGAATATCGGCGACGACACTCTTCTCGGCTACGGGCTGTACGCCTTCCCCGGAGCTGGCCGCCAGATCAATGATCTGGTCTTGGCCATCGGATGCAACATGGTCCGCTCGCTCACCGGCGGCCGCGCGGACCCGCTGTCCACGCCGGCGAGCGTGGGCCAGCCTATCAATATTGCGCCCTATCGCAGCGCCCTGAAGACCACCACCCTGTTTGATCAGGAGCATACCGCCGTGGAGGTCTCGGCGCGCGACATGGCGCTGCCGCTCCCCGGCCCGATCCGGCGAGACGGCTGCAACTTCGCACCGGCATCCAGAAGACGCTGTGGGGCGACCTCGAGGACAACCGGTATCGTTGGCGCTTTCCAATTCAGTATGATGCCGCCTGCCAGTTTGTTCACCGCACGCCGCAAGTGA
- a CDS encoding enoyl-CoA hydratase-related protein → MSDYEDVTYEKTGAVARLTVARPGRLNAYRDQTADELKAAFARAEADPDVRCAVLTGEGRAFGAGYDLSSIAPDTLPALDAVLEDHFNPLVRQMRDSRLPIVAMVNGPCAGAAVGIALATDIVVAGRSAYFYQPFAGLALVPDAGNSAFLTHLSGRVRAAGMMLLGEKISAEEALSFGLVWQVHDDAALAQEAEMIATRLATLDPGAVAATKRLIRHASDSVLSAQLDLERDLQGELGRQPPVHAAIAAFFATKGGRSGSASAAASS, encoded by the coding sequence ATGAGCGACTACGAGGACGTGACCTACGAGAAGACCGGCGCGGTGGCGCGCCTGACGGTCGCCCGGCCAGGGCGCCTCAACGCCTATCGCGACCAGACGGCGGACGAGCTGAAAGCGGCGTTCGCCCGCGCCGAAGCGGATCCGGACGTGCGCTGCGCGGTGCTGACGGGCGAAGGCCGCGCCTTCGGCGCCGGCTACGACCTCTCCTCCATCGCGCCTGACACCCTCCCTGCGCTCGACGCCGTGCTCGAGGATCACTTCAACCCGCTCGTCCGCCAGATGCGCGATTCACGCCTGCCCATCGTGGCGATGGTGAACGGCCCGTGCGCGGGAGCGGCTGTCGGCATCGCATTGGCCACCGACATCGTGGTTGCCGGGCGGTCGGCCTATTTTTACCAGCCTTTCGCCGGCCTTGCGCTGGTGCCGGACGCGGGCAACTCGGCCTTCCTGACCCACCTGTCCGGGCGGGTTCGCGCCGCAGGCATGATGCTGCTCGGCGAGAAGATATCAGCGGAGGAGGCGTTGAGCTTTGGGCTCGTGTGGCAGGTGCATGACGACGCAGCGCTGGCCCAGGAAGCGGAGATGATCGCCACCCGCCTCGCCACCCTCGATCCGGGCGCGGTCGCCGCCACCAAGCGCCTCATTCGCCATGCCTCCGACAGCGTTCTTTCCGCCCAGCTCGATCTCGAGCGGGATCTCCAGGGCGAGCTCGGTCGCCAGCCTCCGGTACACGCCGCCATTGCCGCGTTCTTTGCAACAAAGGGCGGGCGGAGCGGTTCGGCCAGCGCAGCGGCATCCTCCTGA
- a CDS encoding DUF1254 domain-containing protein yields the protein MILSRRTLLLGGTAFALAATHQGALAWDGPLFDLVEGTEDFKAASDAYVYGYPLVTMEYTRRVMTNVAAPEGMRAPMGTIIKARSYPDAAFRDVTAPNADTLYTTAFFDVGAEPWVISIPDMKGRYFLLPFLDGWTNVFQVPGSRTTGTGAQTFLVTGPGWSGKVPDGMVRLKSPTSMVWMLGRIYCSGTPEDYAAVHALQDQFKLFPLSALGKDYTPPAGKVDPAIDMKTSVRDQVNALTATEYFTLLAELMKTNPAAAKDEPALERFKDIGLVPGQRFNAKAINARWEKRLPQLSFDRIMLHFKFSDGDVKDVNGWGYTIKTGLYGTDYLQRALITAIGLGANRPQDAVYPTSLKNKAGDEYSGANKYQLRFAAGQLPPVKGFWSLTMYDANMFFVANPINRYSMSVRTNPVYEPDGSLIIYIQNESPGAGKEANWLPAPKDRFNLMMRLYWPDENNPSILDGSWVIPAVSKVS from the coding sequence ATGATACTCTCGCGCCGCACCCTGCTGCTGGGCGGAACCGCCTTCGCGCTCGCCGCCACCCATCAGGGCGCTCTGGCCTGGGACGGACCGCTGTTCGACCTCGTCGAGGGCACCGAGGATTTCAAGGCCGCCTCGGACGCCTATGTCTACGGCTATCCGCTGGTGACGATGGAATATACCCGCCGCGTCATGACCAATGTCGCAGCGCCGGAGGGCATGCGCGCCCCGATGGGTACCATCATCAAGGCGCGTTCCTATCCCGACGCGGCGTTCCGCGATGTGACGGCGCCGAATGCCGACACGCTCTACACCACCGCTTTCTTCGATGTCGGGGCCGAGCCCTGGGTGATCAGCATCCCGGACATGAAGGGCCGCTATTTCCTGCTGCCGTTCCTCGACGGCTGGACCAATGTGTTCCAGGTGCCCGGCTCCCGCACCACCGGCACCGGTGCGCAGACCTTCCTCGTCACCGGCCCCGGCTGGTCCGGCAAGGTGCCGGACGGCATGGTGCGGCTGAAGTCGCCGACCAGCATGGTGTGGATGCTCGGGCGCATATATTGCTCCGGCACGCCGGAGGATTATGCTGCCGTCCATGCGCTGCAGGACCAGTTCAAGCTGTTCCCGCTGAGTGCGCTCGGCAAAGACTACACCCCGCCGGCCGGCAAGGTCGATCCCGCCATCGACATGAAGACCTCGGTGCGTGATCAGGTGAATGCGCTTACCGCGACCGAGTATTTCACGCTGCTCGCCGAGCTGATGAAGACCAATCCGGCGGCGGCCAAGGATGAGCCGGCGCTGGAGCGCTTCAAGGACATCGGCCTCGTGCCGGGTCAGAGATTTAATGCCAAGGCGATCAACGCCCGCTGGGAGAAGCGCCTGCCGCAGCTCTCCTTCGATCGCATCATGCTGCACTTCAAGTTCAGCGACGGCGATGTGAAGGACGTGAATGGCTGGGGCTACACCATCAAGACCGGCCTCTACGGCACCGATTATCTCCAGCGCGCGCTCATCACCGCCATCGGCCTCGGCGCCAATCGCCCGCAGGACGCGGTCTACCCGACCTCGCTCAAGAACAAGGCCGGCGACGAATATAGCGGCGCGAACAAGTACCAGCTGCGCTTTGCGGCCGGCCAGCTGCCGCCGGTGAAGGGCTTCTGGTCGCTGACCATGTATGACGCGAACATGTTCTTCGTCGCCAACCCCATCAACCGTTACTCGATGAGCGTGCGCACCAATCCGGTGTACGAGCCGGATGGCTCGCTGATCATCTACATACAGAACGAGAGCCCCGGCGCGGGGAAGGAAGCCAATTGGCTTCCCGCGCCGAAGGACCGCTTCAACCTGATGATGCGCCTGTATTGGCCGGACGAGAATAACCCGTCGATCCTCGACGGCTCGTGGGTCATCCCGGCTGTCAGCAAGGTGAGCTGA
- a CDS encoding TRAP transporter small permease subunit, with protein MLRLLDLTRAVARSGLWLGGCVIAATALLVSCDILLRALFNHAIDGTDELARFALAVSTTWALAGALLDRAHIRVDTAYGYFPGAVRLLLDLTALSAFFLVFALIFYYGLEMVAQSWFSEARSTSALQVPMVIPQTIWLVGLAMFLATDIVLMIAALSLIASGRSAEAAPLISMKSADEEVHEELEGATPQLRTGA; from the coding sequence ATGTTGCGCCTGCTTGACTTAACCCGCGCCGTCGCAAGGAGCGGCCTGTGGCTCGGCGGCTGTGTCATCGCCGCGACCGCGCTGCTTGTTTCCTGCGATATCCTGCTGCGTGCGCTCTTCAACCATGCCATCGACGGGACGGACGAGTTGGCCCGCTTCGCCCTCGCGGTCTCTACGACATGGGCGCTGGCCGGTGCGCTGCTCGATCGGGCCCATATCAGGGTCGACACCGCCTATGGCTATTTTCCGGGCGCCGTGCGCCTTCTGCTCGATCTGACGGCGCTATCGGCCTTCTTCCTCGTCTTCGCCCTGATCTTCTATTACGGCCTCGAAATGGTTGCGCAGTCGTGGTTCAGCGAGGCGCGTTCGACATCCGCTCTTCAGGTTCCCATGGTCATTCCCCAGACCATCTGGCTGGTGGGCCTCGCCATGTTCCTCGCCACGGACATCGTGCTGATGATTGCGGCCCTCAGCCTAATCGCCAGCGGCCGAAGCGCCGAGGCGGCCCCCCTCATCAGCATGAAGAGCGCGGACGAGGAAGTCCATGAGGAACTGGAGGGCGCAACGCCCCAGCTGAGGACCGGCGCATGA
- the bktB gene encoding beta-ketothiolase BktB — translation MSQIVFLSGARTPIGSFGGTLKDVPPTTLGAHAAKAAISRAGIAPEEVGHAVFGNVIHTEPRDMYLSRVIAMEAGVPKDAPALTVNRLCGSGLQAIVSAAQIIRLGDASIALAGGAESMSRGGYLLPAARWGQRMGGAEAVDMMLGVLNDPFGHGHMGVTAENVSERYGISRAQQDEAAVESHRRAAAAVAAGHFAKQIAPFGVVTRKGTVLFDTDEHFRADASLDDMAKLRPAFRKGGTVTAGNASGINDGAAAVVLADADVARARGLEPLARLVSYGFSGVDPSEMGMGPVPAVRIALEKAGLKVEELDVVESNEAFAAQACAVSKALGLDPAKVNPNGGAIALGHPVGATGAVLAIKAIYELHRTAGRYGLVTLCIGGGQGIAVIVERC, via the coding sequence ATGAGCCAGATCGTGTTTCTCTCCGGGGCCCGCACACCCATCGGAAGCTTCGGGGGAACGCTGAAGGACGTTCCGCCCACGACGCTCGGCGCCCATGCCGCCAAGGCGGCCATTTCCCGCGCCGGCATCGCTCCCGAGGAGGTGGGCCATGCGGTGTTCGGCAACGTCATTCATACCGAGCCGCGGGACATGTATCTGTCCCGCGTGATCGCCATGGAAGCTGGCGTGCCGAAGGACGCGCCGGCCCTGACGGTCAATCGCCTGTGCGGCTCCGGCCTGCAGGCCATCGTCAGCGCGGCCCAGATCATCCGCCTCGGGGATGCCTCAATCGCCCTTGCAGGCGGCGCCGAGAGCATGAGCCGCGGCGGCTATCTCCTGCCGGCGGCGCGCTGGGGGCAGCGGATGGGTGGCGCCGAGGCGGTGGACATGATGCTCGGCGTGCTCAACGATCCATTCGGCCACGGCCACATGGGGGTGACCGCCGAGAACGTCTCGGAGCGTTACGGCATCAGCCGCGCCCAGCAGGACGAAGCCGCGGTCGAGAGCCACCGGCGGGCCGCGGCGGCGGTGGCGGCCGGCCACTTCGCTAAGCAGATCGCGCCGTTCGGGGTCGTAACCCGCAAGGGAACGGTCTTGTTCGACACCGACGAGCACTTCCGGGCCGACGCAAGCCTCGACGACATGGCGAAGCTGAGGCCAGCGTTCAGGAAGGGCGGGACCGTCACCGCGGGCAACGCCTCCGGCATCAATGACGGAGCAGCCGCCGTGGTGCTGGCGGATGCGGATGTGGCCCGCGCGCGGGGTCTTGAGCCGCTGGCGCGTCTCGTCTCCTATGGCTTCTCGGGCGTCGACCCGTCGGAGATGGGGATGGGCCCGGTGCCTGCGGTCCGGATCGCGCTGGAGAAAGCGGGGCTGAAGGTCGAGGAGCTGGACGTGGTCGAGTCCAACGAGGCCTTTGCGGCGCAGGCCTGCGCGGTGTCCAAGGCGCTTGGCCTCGACCCGGCCAAGGTGAACCCCAATGGCGGGGCGATCGCGCTCGGCCATCCGGTGGGCGCGACCGGCGCGGTTCTCGCCATCAAGGCCATCTACGAGCTGCATCGCACGGCCGGGCGTTATGGGCTCGTCACCTTGTGCATCGGTGGGGGGCAAGGCATTGCCGTCATTGTCGAGCGTTGCTGA
- a CDS encoding TRAP transporter substrate-binding protein, producing the protein MKRLLSGVLAHSVLLASLLSTPVVAQELKPDHFKVVGIASTIPVAIYDEKPFWTTTLPADSKGKLTADLTPIEQMGLDDQSLLRLMKLGVMDFAGMDITKMAGDDPRFEACDLAGALPDMKKARAACSAYRDVLDRRMEASWNTKLLAIGASTPQVLWCRDEVKSIEDLKGKKIRVFNNTLRDFVTGLGATSVSIAFSEVVPALSNGVVDCAVTGSLSGNTAGWPEVTKSVFMLPLGWSFNVVTVNKKRWDALPPETKAFLTKEFAAYEDKMWETLAQSIDQAAICSTGKPGCKLGKPTKVTLVEPSEADMKRASEIVAKTVLPGWAKRCGAACVAEWNDRIGTIAGVKMSAN; encoded by the coding sequence ATGAAACGTTTGCTTTCCGGCGTGCTCGCACACTCGGTTCTGCTCGCCTCGCTGCTTTCTACGCCCGTCGTGGCGCAGGAGTTGAAACCCGATCACTTCAAAGTTGTCGGCATAGCCTCGACCATTCCGGTGGCGATCTATGATGAAAAGCCTTTCTGGACCACGACGCTGCCTGCGGACTCCAAAGGCAAGCTGACCGCAGACCTCACGCCCATCGAGCAGATGGGGCTCGACGACCAGTCCTTGTTGCGACTGATGAAACTGGGCGTGATGGATTTCGCCGGCATGGACATCACCAAGATGGCCGGCGACGATCCGCGTTTCGAGGCGTGTGACCTGGCCGGCGCACTCCCCGATATGAAGAAGGCACGTGCGGCCTGCTCCGCCTATCGCGACGTGCTCGACCGCCGGATGGAGGCCAGCTGGAACACCAAACTCCTGGCCATCGGCGCCAGCACGCCCCAGGTCCTCTGGTGCCGCGACGAGGTTAAGTCGATCGAAGACCTGAAGGGCAAGAAGATCCGCGTTTTCAACAATACGCTGCGCGATTTCGTGACCGGCCTTGGCGCGACGTCGGTATCCATTGCCTTCTCGGAAGTGGTGCCCGCGCTGAGCAATGGCGTGGTCGATTGCGCGGTAACGGGCTCGCTGTCCGGCAACACCGCCGGCTGGCCGGAAGTGACCAAGTCCGTCTTCATGCTGCCGTTGGGCTGGAGCTTCAACGTGGTGACGGTCAACAAGAAGCGCTGGGACGCGCTGCCGCCCGAGACCAAGGCGTTCCTGACCAAGGAATTCGCGGCATACGAAGACAAGATGTGGGAGACGCTCGCCCAGAGCATTGATCAGGCCGCCATCTGCAGCACCGGAAAGCCGGGATGCAAGCTCGGCAAGCCGACCAAGGTCACGCTGGTTGAACCCTCCGAGGCGGACATGAAGCGGGCCAGCGAGATCGTGGCGAAGACCGTGCTGCCCGGTTGGGCCAAGCGGTGCGGCGCGGCCTGTGTCGCGGAATGGAACGACCGGATCGGGACTATAGCCGGCGTGAAGATGTCCGCGAACTAA
- a CDS encoding 2-hydroxychromene-2-carboxylate isomerase — translation MAAPIRFYFDFASPYAWFALNGIEGLAREHRRSIAWRPVLLWAVLKAQGIPAPLDAPARRGYLVADMVRSAAFHGVPFALPERLGVSTHLAGRLFYALTETRPEIAPHIAHALLHAHLVEGRSLAEAAVVLETAAAFGMTEASARATLADPGTKRRLAAAVDEAVAAGVCGSPYFVVDGEGFFGADRLPQIAWRLAGGNRREPA, via the coding sequence ATGGCGGCGCCGATCCGCTTCTATTTCGATTTCGCCTCGCCCTATGCGTGGTTCGCGCTGAACGGCATCGAAGGGCTGGCGCGGGAGCATCGGCGCAGCATCGCGTGGCGACCGGTCCTGCTGTGGGCCGTGCTCAAGGCCCAGGGGATCCCGGCTCCCCTGGATGCACCGGCCCGGCGCGGCTATCTGGTCGCCGACATGGTGCGATCGGCCGCATTCCACGGGGTCCCCTTCGCCTTGCCGGAACGATTGGGCGTTTCGACTCATCTTGCAGGACGTCTGTTCTATGCCCTGACGGAGACACGCCCGGAAATCGCGCCGCACATCGCGCACGCGCTCCTGCATGCGCATCTCGTCGAAGGCCGGTCGCTGGCGGAGGCGGCGGTGGTGCTCGAAACCGCCGCGGCCTTTGGGATGACCGAGGCATCCGCGCGCGCGACATTGGCCGATCCAGGGACCAAGCGGCGCCTCGCGGCCGCAGTGGATGAAGCCGTGGCCGCCGGCGTGTGCGGATCGCCCTATTTCGTGGTGGACGGCGAGGGATTTTTCGGCGCGGACCGTCTGCCGCAGATCGCATGGCGGCTCGCGGGAGGCAATCGGAGGGAGCCCGCATGA
- a CDS encoding acetyl-CoA carboxylase biotin carboxyl carrier protein subunit has protein sequence MTLKLKLEDGVHEVEIVARRPHLTVRIDGRLHTIADLGPAGDGSGAITFDGARLPFERIASTGTTLVRIDGRTVAVDVVDPFDEGAGPGSGRDEILAPMPGAVVHVHKAAGDPVIRGEAVLTIESMKLQTTLVAPRDGELVAVLKGDGDTFEKDEVVARLAPAEGDQ, from the coding sequence ATGACATTGAAGCTGAAGCTGGAGGACGGTGTCCACGAGGTGGAGATCGTCGCCCGCCGGCCGCACCTCACGGTGCGCATCGACGGCCGCCTCCACACCATCGCCGATCTCGGCCCGGCCGGCGACGGATCCGGCGCCATCACCTTCGACGGCGCGCGCCTCCCGTTCGAGCGCATCGCGAGCACCGGTACCACGCTGGTGCGCATCGACGGGCGCACTGTCGCGGTGGACGTGGTCGATCCCTTCGACGAGGGCGCGGGCCCGGGCAGCGGCCGGGACGAGATCCTCGCGCCCATGCCCGGCGCTGTCGTCCACGTCCACAAGGCGGCGGGCGACCCGGTGATCCGGGGAGAGGCCGTCCTCACCATCGAGAGCATGAAGCTGCAAACGACGCTGGTGGCGCCCCGCGACGGCGAACTCGTCGCCGTGCTGAAGGGCGATGGCGACACCTTCGAGAAGGACGAAGTGGTCGCGCGCCTGGCGCCGGCAGAAGGAGATCAATAG
- a CDS encoding acyl-CoA carboxylase subunit beta has translation MRVIRSMIDTAGADFRRNAAHNRDLVARFRERQDAARHARPQRDLERLARQGKMRPRERIEKLLDPGTPFLELSSLAANMAYEGDSPSASSVTGIGVVSGREVMIRSDDSTVKGGAWYPLTAKKIVRALEIAMENRLPVVHLCDSAGGFLQLQSQVFPDKHMAGRIFRNQSHLSRLGVKQLALVFGHCTAGGAYIPALSDYSVIVRSTGAVFLGGPPLVRAATGEEVSVEELGGADMHTSVSGTCDYPATSEDEAIHIGREIVAQWDRPTRWNCQQETPEPPLYDPQEIYGIVPDDIKKQFDMREIIARIVDGSRFHEYQPAYGTTLICGFANIWGFKVGILANNGVLFNDSSLKGAHFIELCNQNNTPLVFLQNITGYMIGREYERRGITKDGAKMIMAQSCSRVPKFTVMCNGSFGAGNYGMCGRAFDSRLLLTWPNHQIGVMGGDQAANTLAEVKANQMRRNGGEVDAEVLERVWEDTRAAYQDQLSAYYSTSELWDDGMIDPADTRNALGIAISASLNAPLGEPGYGVFRF, from the coding sequence ATGCGTGTCATCCGCTCGATGATCGACACCGCGGGCGCCGACTTCCGGCGCAACGCCGCCCATAACCGGGACCTGGTCGCCCGCTTTCGCGAGCGGCAGGACGCCGCGCGTCACGCCCGGCCGCAGCGGGATCTGGAGCGCCTCGCCCGCCAAGGCAAGATGCGCCCACGCGAGCGCATCGAGAAGCTGCTCGATCCGGGGACGCCGTTTCTCGAATTGTCCTCGCTTGCCGCCAACATGGCCTATGAGGGGGATTCTCCTTCCGCCAGCTCCGTCACCGGCATCGGCGTCGTCTCCGGCCGCGAGGTGATGATCCGCTCTGACGATTCCACCGTGAAGGGCGGCGCCTGGTATCCGCTCACGGCCAAGAAGATCGTCCGGGCCCTGGAGATCGCCATGGAGAACCGCCTGCCGGTGGTTCACCTGTGCGATTCCGCGGGCGGCTTCCTCCAGCTCCAGTCGCAGGTGTTCCCCGACAAGCACATGGCGGGACGCATCTTCCGGAACCAGTCCCACCTCTCGCGGCTCGGCGTGAAGCAGCTCGCCCTCGTGTTCGGCCATTGCACGGCCGGAGGCGCCTATATTCCCGCGCTGTCGGACTACAGCGTCATCGTGCGCAGCACCGGCGCCGTCTTCCTGGGTGGTCCGCCGCTGGTGCGTGCCGCCACCGGCGAGGAGGTGAGCGTCGAGGAGCTTGGTGGCGCCGACATGCATACCAGTGTCAGCGGCACCTGCGACTACCCCGCGACGAGCGAGGACGAAGCGATCCATATCGGCCGGGAGATCGTCGCCCAGTGGGACCGTCCGACGAGGTGGAACTGCCAGCAGGAGACGCCGGAGCCGCCGCTCTACGATCCCCAGGAGATCTACGGGATCGTTCCCGACGACATCAAGAAGCAGTTCGACATGCGCGAGATCATCGCCCGCATCGTCGACGGCAGCCGCTTCCACGAGTACCAGCCCGCCTACGGCACGACCCTCATTTGCGGCTTCGCCAACATCTGGGGCTTCAAGGTGGGCATCCTTGCCAACAACGGCGTGCTGTTCAACGATTCCTCGCTGAAGGGTGCCCATTTCATCGAATTGTGCAACCAGAACAATACGCCGCTCGTCTTCCTCCAGAACATCACGGGCTACATGATCGGCCGCGAATACGAGCGGCGCGGCATCACCAAGGACGGCGCCAAGATGATCATGGCGCAGAGCTGCTCGCGGGTGCCAAAATTCACCGTGATGTGCAACGGCTCGTTCGGCGCCGGGAACTACGGCATGTGCGGGCGGGCGTTCGACAGCCGCCTGCTTCTCACCTGGCCGAACCACCAGATCGGCGTCATGGGCGGCGACCAGGCCGCCAATACCCTCGCCGAGGTGAAGGCCAACCAGATGCGCCGCAACGGCGGCGAGGTGGATGCCGAGGTGCTGGAGCGGGTGTGGGAGGATACCCGAGCCGCCTATCAGGACCAGCTCTCGGCCTACTACTCCACCTCCGAGCTCTGGGACGACGGCATGATCGATCCTGCGGACACGCGCAACGCGCTGGGCATCGCCATCTCCGCCTCGCTCAACGCACCGCTCGGCGAGCCCGGCTACGGCGTGTTCCGCTTCTGA
- a CDS encoding TRAP transporter large permease, with translation MIFASLLSLLSLLFMGIPVAATLAITGLILSGLYSPLPLHFAIAEISWTVTNNFLLIAIPLFVMLGELLLRSGLASRMYSALVLWMPWLPGGLMHSNIAACAMFAATSGSSVATAATIGTVALQEVKRNSYNERLFLGTIAAGGTLGILIPPSVNLILFGVLTETSIPRLYLAGILPGFLLAGFFSLLVVVLCLWRPEWGGTQTRASWSDRLHALPDLLPPLVIFLAVIGSIYMGWATATEAAALGVVTTALIAALYGCLSLRVILSAFEGTMRTSAMIMAVMIGAYFLNLVFGATGLPAAVSTWITGMALTPFELFCLVVAFYFVLGMFMETLSMMVATVPIVAPILAAAGFDPVWTGIIIVLLMEIALITPPVGLNLFVVQSLRKRGPMADVILGTAPFVLVMIGFVFLLYAWPDLALWLPRSMR, from the coding sequence ATGATCTTCGCTTCTCTCTTGAGCCTTCTCAGCCTGCTCTTCATGGGCATCCCCGTCGCGGCGACCCTGGCGATCACGGGACTGATCCTGTCCGGTCTTTATTCGCCGCTTCCGCTGCATTTTGCTATCGCCGAAATCTCCTGGACCGTCACCAATAACTTCCTGCTTATCGCCATCCCTTTGTTCGTGATGCTGGGAGAACTGCTGCTGCGCTCGGGCCTCGCCTCGCGCATGTATTCAGCGCTGGTCTTGTGGATGCCCTGGCTGCCAGGCGGCCTGATGCACTCGAATATCGCAGCCTGCGCCATGTTCGCGGCCACCTCGGGCTCCAGCGTTGCCACCGCCGCGACCATCGGGACCGTGGCGCTCCAGGAAGTGAAGAGGAATTCCTATAACGAGCGTCTCTTCCTCGGAACCATTGCCGCAGGCGGCACGCTTGGCATCCTCATCCCGCCTTCGGTCAACCTGATCCTCTTCGGTGTGCTGACGGAGACATCGATCCCTCGGCTTTACCTTGCCGGAATCCTGCCTGGTTTCCTGCTGGCGGGCTTCTTCTCCCTCCTGGTCGTCGTTCTCTGCCTGTGGCGTCCCGAATGGGGCGGAACGCAGACCCGCGCCAGTTGGAGCGATCGCCTGCACGCGCTGCCCGACCTTCTCCCGCCCTTGGTTATCTTTCTGGCGGTCATCGGCTCGATCTATATGGGTTGGGCAACCGCGACCGAAGCAGCGGCCCTCGGCGTAGTCACCACGGCCTTAATCGCCGCTCTTTACGGTTGCCTCTCCCTCCGCGTCATCCTGTCGGCGTTCGAGGGCACCATGCGCACGTCCGCCATGATCATGGCGGTGATGATCGGAGCCTATTTCCTGAACCTCGTGTTCGGCGCCACTGGCCTGCCGGCGGCGGTCAGCACCTGGATCACGGGAATGGCGCTCACGCCGTTCGAGTTGTTCTGCCTCGTGGTCGCCTTCTATTTCGTGCTCGGCATGTTCATGGAGACGCTGTCCATGATGGTCGCGACGGTTCCCATCGTGGCGCCGATCCTCGCCGCTGCCGGGTTCGATCCGGTCTGGACAGGTATCATCATCGTGCTGTTGATGGAGATCGCCCTCATCACGCCCCCCGTCGGGCTCAATCTCTTTGTGGTTCAGAGCTTGCGGAAACGCGGGCCTATGGCCGACGTGATCTTGGGCACGGCGCCGTTCGTTCTGGTGATGATCGGCTTCGTCTTCCTGCTCTACGCATGGCCTGATCTGGCCTTGTGGCTGCCTCGGAGCATGCGTTAG